The following nucleotide sequence is from Rubrobacter radiotolerans DSM 5868.
CCCCGAGGCGACAGACATGCGGCGTCGTTCGAGAATCCACGCCGCGACGAGCCCGAGCGCGAGGAAGGCGTAGATCTGCCCGAGCGCCAGCGTCCCGAGGATCGGGGCCGAGAGCAGAGCTGCCGCCGTCGAGAGCGAGGCCCAGCCGCCGGGGATCTCCAGATACCGCACCATCCAGACGAGGTACCCAACGACGATCGCGACCGTTACCTGAACAAAGACCCGGTAGGCGACGAGCGTGTCCAAAAACGCCAGCGGCGAGATGATCACGGTCCACAGCGGCGGGTTCAGGTTGTCGAGGCGGGCCCCGGTATCGTAGAGATCCCGCCCGTAGCGGTAGGCGTCCGCAGATCTCCAGAAGGTATCGAAGTCCGAGTGTACGTCCATCGAGTCCGAGGAGAGCCGCTCCAGCATGCTCCCGAGAAACTCGCCGTATATACCCACCGTCAGCGCAAGCACCGCCCCGCCGAGCGTGTACAGCAGATAGCTCCACACTCGCCCGGGCGAGTACCAACGCCCCCGACTCTTCTCCCTGCCAGCCATAGAGAGGCATCATACGCCCCGGACCGCCGGCGTTCACAGTCCTTTAACAAACAGAAAGCCGGAAGAAACCCCGAGAAGCGGAGAGGGGGGGATTTGAACCCCCGGTGCCGGGGCTACCGACACAACGGTTTTCGAGACCGCCGCATTCGTCCGCTCTGCCACCTCTCCGCCGGGGAGTTTACCGCACGCCCCGCAACGCGTCAGCCCGGACGTCCCCTCCTCTGCTCCATTGGGGTTTAGCCCGGCTTAAAGAGAGCGCGAAGTCATACCTTAAACCTCTGCTTGAGACTTTGGGGTAGAATCACGCGGTCGCGGCGCGGAGGCGTAGCGAGCGGAGTATCGATCAGTGGAGGTTGTCCGGTGACGGAGAAGGCGGCAGGCAGGGTCTGGAGCGCGCGGAGGTTCGCGCTACTCTCGGTTGCGGCCGCGGTCTTTACGATCGCCCTGAAGTTCGGGGCGTACCTGCTGACGGGCTCGGTCGGGCTCTTCTCGGACGCGGCGGAGTCGCTCGTGAACCTGTTTGCGGCGGGGGCGGCGTTCTGGGCGCTGACGGTTGCGGCGCGCCCGGCGGACGAGGAGCACGCCTACGGACACGGCAAGGTCGAGTACTTTGCGGGGGGGCTTGAGAGCGCCCTGATCCTCGTTGCCGCCGCGTACATCATCTACACGGCTACGGGTCGGATACTCGACCCCGAGCCGCTGGAGCAGGTCGGGGTCGGGCTCGCGCTAACCGCGTTCGCCTCCGGGATCAACGCCGTCGTCGCCCTCGTCCTGATCCGGGCCGGGAGGAGGCTGCGCTCGATCACCCTCGACGCCGACGGCAGGCACCTGCTCACGGACGTCTGGACGTCCGCAGGCGTGATCGCGGGCGTCGCGGCCGCCGGGCTCACGGGCTTCTACGTGCTCGACCCGCTTATCGCCATCCTTGTCGCCCTGAACATCGTCTGGACCGGGCTGAAGCTCCTCGGCCGGACGGCGAACGGCCTGCTCGACCAGTCTATCTCCGCCGAGGACCAGCGGGAGCTTCAGGCCGTTCTCGACCGCTACCGGAAGGACGGCATCCGCTTCCACGCCCTCAGGACGCGCCAGTCCGGACAGCGCCGCTTTCTCTCCATGCACGTCCTTGTCCCGGGCGACTGGAGCGTCAAACGCGGCCATGACCTCTCCGAGCAGATAGACGAGGAGGTACGCGAGCGACTCCCCGGCTCGACCGTCTTTATCCACATCGAGCCTGAAGAGGACCCGGCTTCCTTCAGGGACGTCGGTCTCGACCGCAGCACCCGGGACGGCTGACGGCTGCGGCGCGGGAGCCTACCCGCCGGGCGTCGCGAGCGCCGCTACCGCCGAGGCCGTGCGGCGGAGCTCGTCCGCGACGAGCGCGAGGCGGGGCTCCGAGGCGTCGAAATGCTCCGCATCCAGGGTCTTTCGGACTTCACGAGCGGCCTCGTGAGCGCGGGGGATCGGACCGGAGACCCCGGGGTCTTCCCGTAGAGCCGCAACTCCCCGGGCCAGCGTACGGGCCGCAACGGAGAACGCCTCCGGCACGCCCGGGTTCTCGGCAGCGTCCGTCCCGAGGAGGCGGCTCGTTGCGTGGGAGAGAAGCAGGACACTCTCCAGCAGCAGGTCGTTGCTCTGCAACCGGCCCTCGAGACGTTCGAGCCGCTGCACGGCGAACCGGCCGCGCAGGGTCCGGCGGGAGATCCTCTTGCTTGTCTCCCTGACGGACTCGAGCTCGCAGAGCGCATCCCGGTTCTCCGTTCGCAGGCGCTTCAGGGTGGCCTCGGCCGCAGCGGCGTCGCAGCTAGCAAGGGCGTCAGCCGTCCTGTTCAGGCTCCCTTCAAGCATCGCAAGAACCCGACGCTCGGAGCTTGCGAGCAGCGAGACGGGGTTCGGTGAGAGAAGGACCTGGCTCACGACAAGGGCAACGCCGCCCCCGACGAGCGCTTCGAGAACCCTGGAAGACCCGGTGCCTGGGGTCTGGAGTGCGATCACGAGCACGGCCGTTCCACCGGCCTGTATAAGGGGAAGCGGGCCGTTGCTGATAGCCGCAACGACGAGCATGGCGACCGCCGCGGCGAGCGCGATCTGGACCGTCCCGGTCTCAAGGACAAGGACGAGCAGCGCCCCGACCCCAACCCCGACCGCCACGCCCACGAGCATCTCGGCGGCCTGAGTCCCCCGCCCCCGACCCTCGCCGCGAGCGCGACAACCGCGGCGGTAGGCGCGAAGACGGGCTGAGGATTGTCCAGAAAGACCAGAGCAAGAGCCCACGCAACACCTGCAGCGACCGCAGCCTGCAGGACCGGCCACGCAGCCTCCCGCACTCGCTCGGCAGGGCCTTTCAGAAAAGGTCCGACGGTACGCCTCACGTCCCGCTCGCTATCCTGCAAAGTCCCGGACGGTCCGTCCCGGACTGCCTTATCGAAGTTCCAGGACTCCTCAAAGAATACCGCCCTCGCGCCGGGCACCTTTCTCCGAGAGCACTCCTTGCACAAGCCGGCCCATGCCGGAGCGCTCCCCGTTCAGGTCGCGTAAAAGGCAAGCCAGGCCATAAGCGCCACGGACGAAAGAGCAGAGACACTCCGCAAGGAGCGGACCATGCCCGATAAGAAGCACCCATCGCCGCTCAGGGTACAACATTCACCCCGGGATGCCCCCGGACACAAAGAGAGCGGCCCCGAAGGACCGCCCCTAAAAACGATAGCTGCTTCTGTTGTCTAGCTGCGTGGTGCTAGCTGCACTTGGAGTAGCCGCAGGAGTGGCAGGTAACGCAGCCCTCCTGGCGGGTGAGGCCGCTGCCGCAGTCCGGGCAGGCCCCGATTATGGGAAGCTCACGCGTCTCGCGGACGCTCGCCTCGCCCTCGACGAGGTAGTGCTCGCCCATCGCCTTCGCCACGCCGTCCGGAACGGAGAGGATCGCGTTCGGACCGAGGCCGTAGGGGTGGCCGTCCTGGATGCCGCGGAGCTGGTGGATCACCTCTTCCGGCTTCGCGCCGTGGGTCATGGCGAGGGAGATCATACGCCCCAGAGCGTCCGAGAACGCAGCCGCCGTGCCGCCGGGCTTGCCGAGCACCACAAAGCACTCCCTCGGACCGAACTCGTCGTCGTTCATCGTCACGTACAGCGGCCCGTGCCCGGTCGTGAGCTTCTTCGTCACGCCCGAGAGGGTCTTCGGGCGACCGTTGCGCGCCTCGGCGAGCGAGACATGCCTGACCTGCTGGTCCGGGGTCTCTATAGCAGGGGAGACGTCGGTCTTGCCCGTCGCGCCCGTCGAGAGGACCTGAGCGTCCCTGGAGCCGTCCCGATAGACCGCAACGCCCTTGCAGCCGGTGTCGAAGGCCATCATGTAGGCATCCTCGACGTCCTTGGTGGTCGCCTCGTTGGGGAGGTTGATGGTCTTGGAGATCCCCATCGAGGTGTGCTTCTGGAAGGCCGCCTGCATCCTTACGTGCCACTCGGGGGAGATGTCGTGCGAGACGACCCAGACGTTGCGGACGTCCTCAGGGACCTCTTCGATGTCCCGGACGCTCCCGTGCTCGGCGACCTTCTTCATAAGCTCCTCGGAGTAGAAGCCCCGCTCCTTTGCGAGCCGGACGAACTCCGGGTTCACGTCGGGCATCTCCATGTCGGCCTGCCGGCGCATGAACGCAACGGCGAAGAGCGGCTCGATCCCGCCGGAGCAGCCCGCGATCATGGAGATGGTCCCCGTGGGCGCGATCGTCGTTACGGTGGCGTTGCGCGCCCGGAGGCCGCGCTTCTCGTGGCGCGAGCCCTCGAAGTTCGGCATGACGCCGCGCTCCTCGGCGAGCTTCTTCGAGGCCGCCCACGCCTCGTCGTCAACGAACTTCATTATCTTCTCCGCGAAGGCGAGCCCTTCCTCGGAATCGTAGGTGATCCCGAGCTGTATGAGCGCGTCGGCGAAGCCCATCACCCCGAGCCCGATGCGCCGGTTGCCCCGGCTCATCGCGTCGATCTCGGCGAGCGGGTAGTTGTTCTGCTCGATCACGTTGTCCAAGAACCGCACCGCCGTGTGCACGGTCTCGCGAAGCTCGTCCCAGTCAATGCGGACCTCGCCGGAGGTGTTTCCGTCGGCG
It contains:
- a CDS encoding vitamin B12-dependent ribonucleotide reductase; protein product: MELDRNKVSGRLTDIDLSENAKAVLAKRYLKKNEQGEVLEAPIDMFRRVASNIAEGEYKFREGDEARALYEEWNEKFLQMMLSRKFMPNSPTLMNAGRELQQLSACFVLPVEDSIDGIYDTLKHQAVIHKSGGGTGFGFSRLRPKNDIVKSTMGVSSGPVSFMAVFDASTEHIKQGGTRRGANMGILRVDHPDIEEFITCKNDNEKINNFNISVAITDEFMESVRNDTDFDLVNPRDGKVMKTVRARDLFEKIVHGAWLNGEPGVVFIDKIDGDNPTPQFPIESTNPCSEAHLPPYDSCNLGSINLERFVRSADGSDATLADGNTSGEVRIDWDELRETVHTAVRFLDNVIEQNNYPLAEIDAMSRGNRRIGLGVMGFADALIQLGITYDSEEGLAFAEKIMKFVDDEAWAASKKLAEERGVMPNFEGSRHEKRGLRARNATVTTIAPTGTISMIAGCSGGIEPLFAVAFMRRQADMEMPDVNPEFVRLAKERGFYSEELMKKVAEHGSVRDIEEVPEDVRNVWVVSHDISPEWHVRMQAAFQKHTSMGISKTINLPNEATTKDVEDAYMMAFDTGCKGVAVYRDGSRDAQVLSTGATGKTDVSPAIETPDQQVRHVSLAEARNGRPKTLSGVTKKLTTGHGPLYVTMNDDEFGPRECFVVLGKPGGTAAAFSDALGRMISLAMTHGAKPEEVIHQLRGIQDGHPYGLGPNAILSVPDGVAKAMGEHYLVEGEASVRETRELPIIGACPDCGSGLTRQEGCVTCHSCGYSKCS
- a CDS encoding cation diffusion facilitator family transporter, yielding MTEKAAGRVWSARRFALLSVAAAVFTIALKFGAYLLTGSVGLFSDAAESLVNLFAAGAAFWALTVAARPADEEHAYGHGKVEYFAGGLESALILVAAAYIIYTATGRILDPEPLEQVGVGLALTAFASGINAVVALVLIRAGRRLRSITLDADGRHLLTDVWTSAGVIAGVAAAGLTGFYVLDPLIAILVALNIVWTGLKLLGRTANGLLDQSISAEDQRELQAVLDRYRKDGIRFHALRTRQSGQRRFLSMHVLVPGDWSVKRGHDLSEQIDEEVRERLPGSTVFIHIEPEEDPASFRDVGLDRSTRDG
- a CDS encoding FUSC family protein, whose protein sequence is MAGPAGCGRCRCCVGSCSGLSGQSSARLRAYRRGCRARGEGRGRGTQAAEMLVGVAVGVGVGALLVLVLETGTVQIALAAAVAMLVVAAISNGPLPLIQAGGTAVLVIALQTPGTGSSRVLEALVGGGVALVVSQVLLSPNPVSLLASSERRVLAMLEGSLNRTADALASCDAAAAEATLKRLRTENRDALCELESVRETSKRISRRTLRGRFAVQRLERLEGRLQSNDLLLESVLLLSHATSRLLGTDAAENPGVPEAFSVAARTLARGVAALREDPGVSGPIPRAHEAAREVRKTLDAEHFDASEPRLALVADELRRTASAVAALATPGG